One Rattus norvegicus strain BN/NHsdMcwi chromosome 20, GRCr8, whole genome shotgun sequence DNA segment encodes these proteins:
- the Spatc1l gene encoding speriolin-like protein: MAEGSELMSRLMSENADLKKQVRLLKENQMLKRLLSESCQDSCGRGSRDLLYPKVPTYPEACSPGNGGSDFGRFASVPDTASQLQTSSLEDLLCSHAPLSSEDDASPGCATTSQVPFKTFLSPPELHARIADRKLSSLLSPLQDSLADKTLLEPREISRPKKVCFSESNLPTGDRSRRTYYLNEIQSFTGAEKDGRIVGEIAFQLDRRILAYVFPGVTRLYGFTVSNIPEKIKQTSIKSLDGSVDEKKLRELTHRYLTLTARLEKLGYSREVHPVFSEFLINTYGILKQRPDLRANPLHSSPAALRKLVIDIVPPKFLGDSLLLLNCLCELSKEDSKPLFAW; the protein is encoded by the exons ATGGCAGAGGGGAGCGAGCTAATGAGCAGGCTCATGAGTGAGAACGCAGACCTGAAGAAGCAGGTGCGCCTCCTGAAGGAGAACCAGATGCTGAAGAGACTGCTCAGCGAGAGTTGCCAGGACAGCTGTGGCCGAGGGAGCCGGGACCTGCTCTATCCCAAGGTCCCTACCTACCCTGAGGCCTGCTCCCCCGGGAATGGAG GTTCAGATTTTGGAAGGTTTGCCAGCGTCCCTGACACAGCCTCCCAGCTACAGACATCCTCTCTGGAGGACCTGCTTTGCTCCCATGCTCCACTCTCCAGCGAGGACGACGCCTCCCCAGGCTGCGCGACCACCTCTCAGGTGCCTTTCAAGACCTTCCTCAGCCCTCCCGAACTGCACGCACGGATTGCCGACAGGAAGCTGTCCTCACTCTTGAGTCCCTTGCAGGACTCCCTGGCTGACAAAACCCTGCTCGAGCCCAGGGAAATCTCGAGACCTAAGAAGGTGTGCTTCTCGGAGAGTAACCTGCCCACTGGGGATAGGAGCAGGAGGACCTATTACCTCAATG AGATCCAGAGTTTTACGGGTGCCGAGAAGGATGGCCGCATCGTCGGGGAGATCGCGTTCCAGCTTGACCGGCGTATCCTGGCCTATGTGTTCCCAGGGGTGACTCGCCTGTATGGTTTCACAGTGTCCAACATCCCTGAGAAAATCAAACAG ACATCTATCAAGTCCCTAGATGGCTCCGTGGATGAGAAGAAACTGCGCGAGCTGACACATCGCTATCTGACTCTGACGGCAAGGCTGGAGAAGCTGGGCTACAGCCGCGAAGTGCACCCAGTGTTCAGCGAGTTTCTCATCAACACCTACGGCATCCTGAAGCAGCGTCCAGACTTGCGGGCCAACCCACTGCACAGCAGTCCGGCCGCCCTGCGCAAGCTTGTCATTGACATTGTGCCGCCCAAGTTCCTGGGTGACTCCCTGCTACTGCTGAATTGCCTGTGTGAGCTCTCCAAGGAGGACAGCAAACCACTCTTCGCCTGGTGA
- the Spatc1l gene encoding speriolin-like protein isoform X1, translating to MAEGSELMSRLMSENADLKKQVRLLKENQMLKRLLSESCQDSCGRGSRDLLYPKVPTYPEACSPGNGGSDFGRFASVPDTASQLQTSSLEDLLCSHAPLSSEDDASPGCATTSQVPFKTFLSPPELHARIADRKLSSLLSPLQDSLADKTLLEPREISRPKKRSRVLRVPRRMAASSGRSRSSLTGVSWPMCSQG from the exons ATGGCAGAGGGGAGCGAGCTAATGAGCAGGCTCATGAGTGAGAACGCAGACCTGAAGAAGCAGGTGCGCCTCCTGAAGGAGAACCAGATGCTGAAGAGACTGCTCAGCGAGAGTTGCCAGGACAGCTGTGGCCGAGGGAGCCGGGACCTGCTCTATCCCAAGGTCCCTACCTACCCTGAGGCCTGCTCCCCCGGGAATGGAG GTTCAGATTTTGGAAGGTTTGCCAGCGTCCCTGACACAGCCTCCCAGCTACAGACATCCTCTCTGGAGGACCTGCTTTGCTCCCATGCTCCACTCTCCAGCGAGGACGACGCCTCCCCAGGCTGCGCGACCACCTCTCAGGTGCCTTTCAAGACCTTCCTCAGCCCTCCCGAACTGCACGCACGGATTGCCGACAGGAAGCTGTCCTCACTCTTGAGTCCCTTGCAGGACTCCCTGGCTGACAAAACCCTGCTCGAGCCCAGGGAAATCTCGAGACCTAAGAAG AGATCCAGAGTTTTACGGGTGCCGAGAAGGATGGCCGCATCGTCGGGGAGATCGCGTTCCAGCTTGACCGGCGTATCCTGGCCTATGTGTTCCCAGGGGTGA
- the Ftcd gene encoding formimidoyltransferase-cyclodeaminase — translation MSQLVECVPNFSEGNNQEVIDAISQAISQTPGCVLLDVDAGPSTNRTVYTFVGQPECVVEGALSAARTASQLIDMRKHKGEHPRMGALDVCPFIPVRGVSMDECVLCAKAFGQRLAEELNVPVYLYGEAAQMPSRQTLPAIRAGEYEALPEKLKQAEWVPDFGPSSFVPSWGATVTGARKFLIAFNINLLSTKEQAHRIALNLREQGRGKDQPGRLKKVQGIGWYLEEKNLAQVSTNLLDFEVTALHTVYEEARREAQELNLPVVGSQLVGLVPLKALLDAAAFYCDKEKLFVLEEEHRIRLVVNRLGLDSLAPFDPKERIIEYLVPDSGPEQSLLDASLRAFVREVGARSAAPGGGSVAAAVAALGAALASMVGQMTYGRRQFDHLDSTMRRLIPPFHAASAQLTSLVDADARAFAACLGAIKLPKNTPEERDRRTCALQEGLRQAVAVPLKLAETVSQLWPALQELAQCGNLSCLSDLQVAAKALETGVFGAYFNVLINLKDMTDDVFKEKTRHRISSLLQEAKTQAALVLGSLEARKE, via the exons ATGTCCCAGTTGGTGGAATGTGTCCCCAACTTCTCAGAGGGGAACAACCAGGAG GTGATCGATGCCATTTCTCAAGCCATCTCCCAGACCCCAGGTTGTGTGCTGTTGGACGTTGATGCTGGACCCTCCACCAACCGCACTGTCTACACTTTTGTGGGGCAGCCGGAGTGTGTGGTCGAGGGAGCCCTCAGTGCTGCGCGAACAGCCTCACAGCTCATCGACATGAGGAAGCACAAGG GAGAGCACCCTCGAATGGGTGCTCTGGATGTGTGTCCCTTCATCCCGGTGAGGGGCGTCAGCATGGACGAGTGTGTGCTCTGTGCCAAGGCATTTGGGCAGCGGCTGGCAGAGGAACTGAATGTACCAG TGTACCTCTATGGTGAGGCGGCTCAGATGCCCAGTCGTCAGACCCTGCCAGCCATCCGGGCTGGAGAGTATGAGGCCCTGCCTGAGAAG CTCAAACAGGCCGAGTGGGTGCCCGACTTTGGCCCTAGCTCCTTTGTCCCCAGTTGGGGTGCCACTGTCACGGGTGCACGGAAATTCCTCATTGCGTTCAATATCAATCTGCTAAGCACCAAGGAACAGGCCCACCGTATCGCTCTCAACCTGCGGGAGCAGGGCCGAGGGAAAGACCAG CCGGGACGTCTGAAAAAGGTTCAGGGCATCGGCTGGTACCTAGAAGAGAAGAACCTGGCTCAGGTGTCCACCAACCTCCTGGATTTTGAGGTCACGGCTCTGCACACAGTGTACGAGGAGGCCCGCCGAGAGGCTCAG GAGCTGAATCTCCCAGTGGTGGGCTCACAGCTGGTGGGCCTGGTGCCTCTGAAGGCCTTACTGGATGCCGCAGCCTTCTACTGTGACAAGGAGAAGCTGTTTGTTCTGGAGGAGGAGCACCGGATTCGACTG GTGGTGAACCGGCTGGGTCTGGATTCCCTGGCGCCCTTCGACCCAAAGGAGCGGATCATCGA GTACCTGGTCCCGGATAGTGGACCAGAACAGAGCCTGCTGGACGCATCACTGCGTGCTTTTGTTCGGGAGGTGGGAGCCCGCTCTGCTGCCCCAGGAGGCGGTTCCGTAGCCGCAGCTGTTGCAGCTCTG GGTGCAGCCCTGGCTTCTATGGTGGGCCAGATGACCTATGGCCGGCGCCAGTTTGATCACCTGGATTCCACAATGCGACGCTTGATCCCACCCTTCCATGCAGCCTCCGCCCAGCTGACTTCATTGGTGGACGCTGACGCGCGGGCTTTTGCTGCCTGTTTG gGGGCAATAAAGCTGCCCAAGAATACGCCTGAAGAGAGGGACAG GCGCACATGTGCTCTGCAAGAGGGGCTGAGACAGGCGGTCGCTGTGCCACTGAAACTGGCTGAGACGGTGTCCCAGCTATGGCCGGCGCTGCAGGAGCTGGCCCAATGTGGCAACCTCTCTTGCTTGTCTGACCTGCAG GTGGCAGCCAAAGCCTTGGAGACAGGTGTGTTTGGTGCGTACTTCAATGTGCTCATCAACCTGAAGGACATGACGGATGATGTATTTAAAGAGAAG ACACGCCATCGAATCTCCAGCCTTCTGCAGGAAGCCAAGACCCAGGCTGCACTGGTGCTGGGTAGCCTAGAAGCTCGGAAGGAGTGA